In one Lysobacter alkalisoli genomic region, the following are encoded:
- the folC gene encoding bifunctional tetrahydrofolate synthase/dihydrofolate synthase, whose amino-acid sequence MSRTLPEWLDYIEQQHPKSIDMGLDRVREVAGRMSLGRPARQVVTVGGTNGKGSTVAFIEAIARAAGWRVGAYTSPHLLAFNERVRIEGVDADDTALVEAFEAVEAARGGTTLTYFEYATLAALRLFERADLDLAILEVGLGGRLDATNMIDPDVAVITTVDVDHQDWLGGDRETIGVEKAGIARAWKPLVLGDDDPPSSVLRHAYAIGASAIRIGCDFFIDLPDEGNPSTWHWREIGCELALPMPLLSAPVQLRNAATAIAALRALESPPSAQAVAEGVAQAAVAGRLQRFERDGVAVLVDVGHNPQAAGAVAEWLQAHPVPGRTLAVYAALDDKDAAGVVAALADCIDGWHLAGLEGVGPRGGSAAALAARLAGTAAEGGQPHVDVASAIRVACDEAGIHDRILVFGSFHTAAAALGVLA is encoded by the coding sequence ATGTCCCGCACCCTCCCCGAATGGCTCGACTACATCGAGCAGCAACACCCCAAGTCCATCGACATGGGACTGGACCGCGTCCGCGAGGTCGCCGGCCGCATGTCGCTTGGCCGCCCCGCGCGGCAGGTCGTCACCGTCGGCGGCACCAATGGCAAGGGCTCGACCGTCGCCTTCATCGAGGCGATCGCGCGTGCGGCCGGCTGGCGCGTCGGTGCCTACACTTCACCGCACCTGCTCGCCTTCAACGAGCGGGTACGGATCGAGGGTGTCGATGCCGACGATACCGCGCTGGTCGAGGCCTTCGAGGCGGTCGAAGCCGCGCGCGGCGGCACCACGCTGACCTACTTCGAATACGCCACCCTGGCCGCGTTGCGGCTGTTCGAACGCGCCGATCTCGACCTCGCGATTCTCGAAGTCGGCCTGGGTGGCCGTCTCGACGCCACCAACATGATCGACCCGGACGTGGCGGTGATCACCACCGTGGACGTCGACCATCAGGATTGGCTCGGCGGGGACCGCGAGACCATCGGTGTCGAAAAGGCTGGCATCGCGCGGGCGTGGAAGCCGCTGGTGCTGGGCGATGACGATCCGCCATCGAGTGTATTGCGGCATGCGTATGCGATCGGCGCTTCGGCGATCCGGATCGGATGCGATTTCTTCATCGACCTGCCGGACGAGGGCAATCCGAGCACCTGGCACTGGCGTGAGATTGGCTGCGAGCTCGCCTTGCCGATGCCACTCCTGTCCGCGCCGGTGCAGCTGCGCAATGCCGCCACCGCGATTGCCGCACTGCGCGCGCTGGAAAGCCCGCCTTCCGCCCAGGCAGTTGCCGAAGGCGTCGCCCAAGCCGCAGTAGCCGGCCGCCTGCAGCGTTTCGAGCGCGATGGCGTGGCAGTGCTGGTCGACGTCGGCCACAACCCGCAGGCGGCTGGAGCGGTGGCCGAGTGGTTGCAGGCGCACCCGGTACCCGGCCGCACGCTGGCGGTGTATGCGGCGCTGGACGACAAGGACGCCGCTGGCGTGGTCGCTGCGCTGGCCGATTGCATCGACGGCTGGCACCTGGCCGGACTGGAGGGCGTCGGCCCGCGTGGCGGCAGTGCCGCTGCGCTGGCTGCACGCCTGGCCGGCACCGCGGCCGAAGGCGGGCAGCCGCATGTCGACGTGGCCTCGGCCATCCGGGTGGCGTGCGATGAGGCGGGCATCCATGACCGGATCCTGGTGTTCGGCTCCTTCCACACTGCCGCCGCCGCGCTCGGAGTGCTCGCCTGA
- a CDS encoding SPOR domain-containing protein codes for MEPALKQRLIGAIVLVALAVIFLPMLIKGPAPESGVADIQLDLPAAPPREGFQTRELPLVTPSGAAPAGGVVGMEPDDEGRLPTVDTREQVAKPEEDGMMPAATVGGDYAVSFGTYSSADDAGRVIAALKAASLPGYQEAVSGRDNRTLHRVRIGPFATQADAEAARIRAGRIRNDVEVRVVVLNADAATPVGAEPAEVATAPEPEAPKPAPPKVDPAPQQPAPQQSVPQQPVATAPPPASSAPAAATVGFAVQLGAFSQAAEADKLRDRARAAGFSAFTERVNTDKGTLSRVRVGPVSTRAEAEQLKAQVAGKLGITGMVRPHP; via the coding sequence GTGGAACCCGCCCTGAAACAGCGCCTGATCGGCGCAATCGTCCTGGTTGCGCTTGCCGTGATCTTTCTGCCCATGCTGATCAAGGGCCCGGCCCCGGAAAGCGGGGTCGCCGACATCCAGCTCGACCTGCCAGCCGCACCACCACGGGAGGGCTTCCAGACCCGTGAACTGCCACTGGTTACCCCGTCGGGTGCCGCTCCTGCCGGCGGGGTGGTTGGCATGGAGCCCGACGATGAAGGTCGCCTGCCGACCGTCGATACCCGCGAGCAGGTCGCCAAGCCTGAAGAAGATGGAATGATGCCGGCCGCCACTGTCGGTGGCGATTACGCGGTGAGCTTCGGCACCTATTCCAGTGCCGACGACGCCGGTCGCGTGATCGCGGCCTTGAAGGCCGCGAGCCTGCCGGGGTACCAGGAGGCCGTCAGCGGTCGCGACAACCGGACCCTGCACCGGGTCCGGATCGGCCCCTTCGCGACCCAGGCCGATGCGGAGGCCGCGCGTATTCGGGCGGGCCGGATCCGCAACGATGTCGAGGTGCGGGTGGTGGTGCTCAATGCCGATGCAGCGACCCCGGTCGGCGCGGAGCCCGCCGAGGTGGCGACGGCGCCCGAACCCGAGGCCCCGAAGCCGGCGCCGCCGAAGGTCGATCCCGCGCCGCAGCAGCCAGCCCCACAACAATCGGTCCCGCAGCAACCTGTCGCCACTGCGCCGCCTCCTGCGTCGAGCGCACCGGCCGCGGCCACGGTCGGCTTTGCGGTCCAGCTCGGTGCTTTCAGCCAGGCAGCCGAAGCCGACAAGTTGCGCGACCGTGCGCGCGCCGCCGGTTTCAGTGCCTTTACCGAGAGGGTCAACACAGACAAGGGTACGCTCAGCCGCGTCCGTGTCGGCCCGGTTTCGACCCGTGCCGAGGCCGAACAGCTCAAGGCTCAGGTCGCGGGCAAGCTTGGCATCACCGGCATGGTCCGGCCGCATCCGTGA
- the purF gene encoding amidophosphoribosyltransferase, whose amino-acid sequence MCGIIGIVGHNDVAAQLYDGLTVLQHRGQDAAGIATSEGTRLRVHKGNGLVRDVFDQASMQLLRGNIGIGHCRYPTAGSEGSDEAQPFYVNSPFGIVLAHNGNLINTEALRNEVFAQDRRNINTESDSEVLLNVFAHELDRQKALSPAAAFKAIENLHQRCVGGYAVVAAVLGMGLVAFRDPHGIRPLVLGKRTVNGRDEYAVASESVALDLTGFERLRDVRPGEGIVVTADGQLFTQACAEEQVHTPCIFEYVYFARPDSMMDDVSVHKARMRMGQKLGEKILRLRPDHDIDTVIPIPDSSRDAALEVANVLGVKYREGFIKNRYVGRTFIMPGQSERAKSVRRKLNPIPLEFRNRVVLLVDDSIVRGTTSQQIVQMARDAGARKVYLASAAPPVRYPNIYGIDMPTAEELVAYNRSEEDVQAILGCDWLIYQDLSDLQEAVSGPKHSIDHFDSSCFNGEYVTGTADDYFERIKHLRSDEAKKQRRVS is encoded by the coding sequence ATGTGCGGCATTATCGGTATCGTCGGCCATAACGACGTTGCGGCCCAGTTGTATGACGGTCTCACCGTGCTTCAGCACCGCGGCCAGGATGCGGCGGGTATCGCCACTTCCGAGGGCACTCGCCTGCGCGTGCACAAGGGCAACGGTCTGGTCCGCGATGTCTTCGACCAGGCTTCGATGCAGCTGCTCCGCGGCAATATCGGTATCGGCCATTGCCGTTATCCGACCGCCGGCAGCGAAGGCTCCGACGAGGCGCAGCCGTTCTACGTCAATTCGCCGTTCGGCATCGTGCTCGCCCACAACGGCAACCTGATCAACACCGAAGCCCTGCGCAACGAGGTGTTCGCACAGGATCGCCGCAACATCAATACCGAGTCCGACTCCGAAGTGCTGCTCAACGTGTTCGCGCACGAACTGGACAGGCAGAAGGCACTGAGCCCGGCAGCGGCATTCAAGGCTATCGAGAATCTGCACCAGCGCTGCGTGGGTGGCTACGCAGTGGTCGCGGCAGTGCTCGGCATGGGCCTGGTCGCGTTCCGCGACCCGCACGGCATCCGGCCACTGGTGCTCGGCAAGCGCACGGTCAACGGCCGCGACGAGTATGCGGTGGCCAGCGAGTCGGTCGCGCTCGACCTGACCGGCTTCGAACGCCTGCGTGACGTGCGTCCGGGCGAGGGCATCGTCGTCACCGCCGATGGACAGCTGTTCACCCAGGCTTGCGCCGAGGAGCAGGTGCATACGCCGTGCATCTTCGAATACGTCTACTTCGCGCGGCCGGACTCGATGATGGACGATGTGTCGGTGCACAAGGCGCGCATGCGCATGGGCCAGAAGCTGGGCGAGAAGATCCTGCGCCTGCGCCCGGACCACGACATCGATACCGTGATCCCGATTCCGGACTCCTCGCGCGACGCCGCGCTGGAGGTCGCCAATGTGCTCGGAGTGAAGTACCGCGAGGGCTTCATCAAGAACCGCTACGTCGGCCGCACCTTCATCATGCCGGGGCAGAGCGAGCGCGCGAAGTCGGTGCGACGCAAGCTCAACCCCATCCCGCTGGAATTCCGCAACCGGGTGGTGCTGCTGGTCGACGACTCGATCGTGCGCGGCACCACCAGCCAGCAGATCGTGCAGATGGCGCGCGACGCCGGCGCTCGCAAGGTCTATCTGGCCTCGGCGGCACCGCCGGTGCGCTATCCGAACATCTACGGCATCGATATGCCCACTGCCGAGGAACTGGTCGCCTACAACCGCAGCGAGGAGGACGTGCAGGCCATCCTCGGCTGCGACTGGCTGATCTACCAGGACCTCTCCGACCTGCAGGAAGCGGTGTCCGGGCCCAAGCACTCCATCGACCACTTCGACTCGTCCTGCTTCAATGGCGAGTATGTCACCGGCACCGCGGACGACTACTTCGAGCGCATCAAGCACCTGCGTTCGGACGAGGCGAAGAAGCAGCGCCGGGTGTCGTGA
- a CDS encoding histidine phosphatase family protein → MRVLLARHGETPWNAEGRYQGQEDIPLSPVGEAQARALGERLREMPVTRAVASPLSRAKTTAQLALGHRAGLLSFDEGLKEIGHGEWEGLLASEIHTRDPERLKAWREAPETVQMPGQGGESLQQVFDRAWPALLRAGEGLGADETLLVVAHDAVNRVILCHLLGIPFRRLWTFRQAPTTLNLLEGDSVGQLEIVRLNDCSHHTALFGEAVHRAL, encoded by the coding sequence ATGCGTGTATTGCTTGCCCGCCACGGCGAGACGCCGTGGAACGCCGAAGGCCGCTACCAGGGCCAGGAAGACATCCCGCTGTCGCCGGTCGGCGAAGCGCAGGCGCGTGCGCTGGGCGAACGCCTGCGCGAGATGCCTGTCACCCGCGCGGTGGCCTCGCCGCTGTCGAGAGCGAAGACCACGGCACAGCTGGCGCTCGGCCACCGCGCCGGCCTGCTTTCCTTTGACGAGGGCCTGAAGGAGATCGGCCATGGCGAGTGGGAAGGCCTGCTCGCCAGCGAGATCCACACCCGTGACCCGGAACGCCTGAAGGCCTGGCGCGAGGCGCCCGAGACCGTGCAGATGCCGGGGCAGGGCGGCGAGTCGTTGCAGCAGGTGTTCGACCGTGCCTGGCCGGCCCTGCTGCGCGCTGGCGAAGGTCTTGGAGCGGACGAGACCCTGCTGGTGGTTGCCCACGACGCGGTCAACCGGGTGATCCTGTGTCATCTGCTCGGGATCCCGTTCCGGCGCCTGTGGACTTTCCGCCAGGCACCGACCACGCTCAATCTGCTCGAGGGCGACAGCGTCGGGCAGCTCGAGATCGTGCGGCTCAACGACTGCAGCCACCACACCGCCCTGTTCGGCGAGGCGGTGCACCGGGCGCTTTGA
- a CDS encoding CvpA family protein, with translation MVTVKLLSWFVRRVLDSVGLSGLDRSLGLAIGVVRGGLFACMLVLLMGFTSLPRGPQWQQSLTMPAFEPGARWMRGMLPDAVARQIDFDAGGPLSKDNIQQQKKALQPLIDGSGMPGMPGGQDSQELLRRLGELSGQGAKPGAANGGAPMQTQQLPLPDLGDLGELLQGQNLPLPGTQSQAPTQQSAGRAVDPANVNADRTPDPAAVDGGH, from the coding sequence ATGGTGACAGTGAAGCTGCTCAGCTGGTTCGTGCGCCGGGTGCTTGACTCGGTGGGCCTGTCGGGACTGGATCGAAGTCTCGGGCTCGCCATCGGCGTCGTCCGTGGCGGACTGTTCGCCTGCATGCTGGTACTGCTGATGGGCTTCACCTCGTTGCCGCGCGGGCCTCAGTGGCAGCAGTCGTTGACCATGCCGGCGTTCGAGCCGGGCGCACGCTGGATGCGCGGAATGCTGCCCGATGCGGTTGCGCGGCAGATCGACTTCGATGCCGGCGGCCCGCTGTCGAAAGACAACATCCAGCAACAGAAAAAGGCGCTGCAGCCGTTGATCGACGGTAGCGGCATGCCGGGCATGCCGGGCGGGCAGGACTCGCAGGAACTGCTGCGCCGGCTCGGCGAATTGTCCGGGCAGGGCGCGAAGCCGGGCGCAGCCAATGGCGGTGCGCCGATGCAGACGCAGCAATTGCCGCTACCGGACCTGGGTGATCTGGGCGAGTTGCTGCAAGGCCAGAATCTGCCGTTGCCGGGCACGCAGTCGCAGGCGCCGACGCAACAGTCCGCCGGGCGGGCGGTGGATCCGGCCAATGTCAATGCCGACCGCACGCCGGATCCGGCCGCAGTGGACGGCGGACACTGA
- a CDS encoding CvpA family protein, which translates to MTAIDWVLLAIVAISALLGLMRGFVGVLLSLLSWVFAGAAAYWFGGDAAAMMSDTSTRAPAISLVVTCCASES; encoded by the coding sequence ATGACGGCTATCGATTGGGTGTTGCTTGCGATCGTGGCGATCTCGGCACTGCTTGGCCTGATGCGCGGCTTCGTCGGCGTGCTGCTGTCGCTGCTGTCCTGGGTCTTTGCGGGTGCGGCTGCATATTGGTTCGGCGGCGATGCTGCGGCCATGATGTCGGACACCTCGACCCGGGCACCGGCTATCTCGTTGGTGGTTACCTGCTGTGCTTCGGAATCGTGA